Sequence from the Ooceraea biroi isolate clonal line C1 chromosome 2, Obir_v5.4, whole genome shotgun sequence genome:
ttatgaCTATTTGTGGTCAATCTACTCGTCAGGAGACGGGCTACAATCgtacgcaataaaaaatatatgtcgacagataaaaaattaaaatgtcctTGATGTGACTTTACCCACTCCACCTAGGAAAAAACTAACTTCATCATATGATGTTATTTTCGATACCAAAtatttgctggaaaacaaaaatttcatacttcatctagttttaaaaatataagattgtAACACCTTTAGTAATACACCCTAGctgtatattatacttatcttatgcgagatatttagcaaaaataataaaaccagCTGCAATTTTGAGCCATCTGTTTACGATACAGGGTAGCGCCATAGTAATTACTGAAGATAGTGATGAagactgataaaaaattaatttgttgatcacattcgataaaagttatgatttttgtataaaaattctttctgaaatcttgtttgtataattataactatatttgtattgagagaaataaataattttctattttactgcaaaaataaaaggaacaaattgatttttatattttttcatgatgttgcaccaacttgaaaaaattgaaaaaatttgagaacaatttcataaaagagaagagtTTTCTGTGAAAGTTTAGTGATTGTACCTCGAAGAGAACATTTCGGAAAAGTTacttttaatgttattattttttttgtaaatggaGTTTTAAATCGGGaactatgaaaaaaagttttttttatgtcttatattaataagtcttttaaaaaaatcgacagaagtccatctataatatctatggaagaaaaaattaaaaactgaaaatcgcatttttttcaataactcgagaaataatacaattaaaggactgaaattttgagcaaatgtttttgttataatgacaaaataacAGTCCAAGTGTCGTTCCAAAACTCGCCGGGGGCACTTTTAGTATGCTTATCCGGCTATGGcctttatataaaagtttatttaacatatatttaaacatcTTTTAAGGTTTTCATGCGGAATATGTTATATGCTACGTAATAGAATCTATAGAGAAAGACCAactaatatacaataaaattagcatagttttacaaaattgtcaatatgcaatataaaaaaagcgaTTTTACAGTTTTGAATCTAAGTATAAACAAATACAAAAAGAGTCCATTTTCACAAAAGCTTTTGTTGTGTCGAAAATTGTATGAATATGTGAGTTTTTCGTTTCCTATACATACAATACTACACATGTTACAttgaatatattacacatgccTATTGTACAGCACATCGCACAATATAgcacataataattaataatattatgcatGATATAACTTATGTTCTACAACATCATATATTCATTACTCATATCTGTACATTTCTGTACATGCTTGTgaaatttataagaaacagaagttttgatttataaatagtttttctTTAGTCATAACAAACATTGATACAATCGCATTTTTGAAAACTGAATCATGTTCCACGTTAATCTCGCTCTTCCCATGGGTTAAACTGTTCTAACCACGTTTCACAACATTCTATACACTACTTCGCACATAGTTATGCACTTCCTTTTCTACGTCCTTAAATCCTTTTTCAGTGATTTCACATCCTCCTCgagtaaaaatgaaaagaattttatcagttctatagataaaaatttagttGGTTAACTCTCTTTACAATGTAATTTTGAACTAATCATTACTTATGGCACTCTTCTAGACATGATACTAGAAATAGCATGTCTAGAAGAGTGCCATAAGTAACGATTAATTGATGATTACGGTGTAGAGAGAGTAAACCAAATTTTTGTCTATAGAACTGATAAAATTCTTCTCATTTTTGCTCGATGTCGAAATCACTGAAAAAGCATTTAAAGACATAGAAAAAGAAGTGCATAACTATGTGCAAAGTATTATAGAATGTTGTGGAATATATATAGACTGTTTGAATAATCTATTTAACCCAAAGTGAAGAGCGAGATTAACGTGAAACATGATCCAGTTTTCAAAAATGCGATTGTAAATcaactaatatttttatctatagaACTGGTAAAATTCTtctcatttattaaaaactctaTTGAGTCCATGTACACAATACCCATGTTACAGTAAGAGGTCGCGAGTCTTATAATATTGTTGAAGCTTGTCTCTGTTGAGCTGATTTTACTTTACCTTTTACCTTGTCCTTGTTAAATAAACCACTTAACTTCCGTCTTAGTGGTTTGACCGAACTGGTTGTCACTTCACGAAGGTTTTCTTTCTGCGCAATCGCTAAGTCATGTGTTGTTTCTAACGCTTCCTGGAATTCAACAATATCCTTGTCCATACCCTGCATATCCGAAGGTCTCGCTTCtgcaaaataacattaaagtaTTCTTTTATTGACGCTGTATAGTTTATTTGTAACACATTCGCTACTTTGATGGTTACATTATCGGTGACCGTCAGTAAACTTGTCGCTTACATCATGTACGTCACTTCTGCTTGTCATACAATAACACGTGTTAAAACACATGAatggtaatatatttttctcttgtttaTTAAAGTTGATTTTTAGACAAGCGTGGCATTGTCCATAAGtttgtgaataatattataacacacAATTACTTATATTTGTGAGATAAAGACTGCTAAATACTAAAAGGAAACCAGAAcacaaaaaatgtatttttaaaagcacaatggttttatttattaagactTCCGAAATGAATATAgtgatattatatgtatattacggTTAATCTTATTAATCCAGGTTGTGTGAATGGAAAATCTAATACGCTAGTGGCATCTAATATGCGAGTGGCAGTGGATTTATTAGAtacacaatttttaatatatattactagAATTTTGTAACTGTGACGCCAGGTTCTGTCTATACTCCTTCATGTATTCATTTTTTGCTTCTTTTAGGTAAGAATAGCTCCTCGTATCGCGTCGCCAAATTGCCTTTTCGTATGGtgtgttattaattttgtaacatgAATAAATAGCAAACGGAGAATTCTAGTATATAAACTTCGATGTCAATCGTTTCAATGCGGCCAAATACAATTAAGCACTGTTCAGATCTGATTTTCCTACAAATGAGACCTTGGTTTCTCCGAACTATAGGAATTTCTGTAAACATAAATACAGGTATGTGTCGTTGTTCAATGCCAGTAGCTTGGACGATGTTTTGATTTGGAAGAATtctgtattattattcttttaggCTATCATTTGGAGAAATTAGGAccgaaatatattgtaataccTTACGTGCTGTGGTTtatgatacaaaaatatattataaatcgaaactcaaaatttaatgatttcacGAATGAAATACATTTATCGAAAGTCATTAATTCAAATTCgcatttgatatattttgccGCGActgtttatgtatttatatatggtGTATATTGGACGATATCTTCCCTTCtaatgtttataaaacaattaaaatatgaatgtggagaattaaaacaacaagttataaataatattaaatcaatcaaaattatattatgattatcATATAGTGATTAAcacatcaaatatatatatatattcttaatcACGCGCGATCGATGCAACTATGTAATGTATATCCATAATATCCCGCTTCGCGGAATAGAGCGACGCTTTTTACTATCAGATTTTTTCGTGCAAAACGTCTCGAAAGAGCTCAATAATACCACTAAATTCAATACTTACCGGATTACAGTACGTAACGAGACGAGGGTTCGAGACTGTTCGAAATTCACTGATGTCTGCTTCTACTGATGACCTGACATCTCGCTGACTCGCTCTCGGAATCCAAGACTCGGATCGCTATGCGCTATGCTACACGTCAAGCATCGCTGCTGCCGCCTGGTGTCATAAAATGGAGAGTGGTACATACACTTCTTGAACTAGTGCAGAAAGTTCAGCTGAAAAGAATAGACCTACTGATAGAGCTATGTGATTGGTTAGTAGATATCTACAGATCATATTTAAGACAAATAACTTAACATAAGAACgaactatgaataccggccggAGTGAACTTATTCTTGGACGTTGTTGGTTAATGTTCTAGAATTCGAATAATCATTTTACGCACGGATTCGCATTTATTCGTGAAAAGTCGTGAAGATTATGTTACTGATGTATAATTTGTACAAAAGATACAACAGTGTTCTCTAGtcgatttatatttcaacGAAAGCAAGAGCTGGTTCGGCGGAAAATGCACGAGGACAATTGTTGCGTCTAGCATAACAGAATCCGGAGAACTCAGTAGTCGGCACCTTTCAACGCACAAAAGTTTacaattgaatataatttatttataaaatggcTGGTAATTTTTGGCAAAGCTCGCACCAGTAAGTCGATCTCTAGAAATTACATCTCAATGAAGCTGTATTTAATGCTACGTCTACTAGATCCCTTATTTTTCGCAGCCAACAGTGGCTACTGGATAAGCAAGACTTGGTTAGGGAACGTCAACATGATTTGTCGATATTATCGGAAGAGGaatatcagaaaatatttattttcttctctaacagtaagttaaaaattatgtttaccTTTCACCGAAAAATTCCAATTTATAACGTGTTAATATTTAGTAATCAAGAGAGAATAACTTATTCTTGCACacttactttattttacaatattttatattttaatttttataactgtataaattataaatttcaagcATTATAAGCTTGATCTTAAAGTGCAAATTTGGATTATGTATAAAGTAAAATCAAATATCTTCCAAGGAtgagattttaattaagaagaTCTTATGCATTTCTAGTAAAGggtatatttttgttttttcaagatatataataactgattacatttataatatataattatgtctcTTTCTGTCACTAGTGATACAAGTACTAGGtgaacaattaaaattgaGGCAACAAGTGATAGCTACCGCAACAGTTTACTTTAAGAGATTTTATGCTCGTAATAGCTTGAAATGCATAGATCCTTTATTATTAGCTCCTACTTCGGTCTTTCTAGCGTCAAAGGTAGAAGAGTTCGGAGTAATTTCTAATAGTAGACTGATTACAATAATGGGAACTGTAGGTAAGTCCTACGCATATTGTTATCGCTGTTATTAACGACtgatacgtatatataattaaatatatatctaattaatgtattctttatttctagttaaaaacaaatttaattacgcgTACACTCAAGAATTTCCATATCGTACAAATCATATTTTAGAATgtgaattttatcttttggAACACTTGGATTGTTGTTTAATAGTATATCAGCCATACCGTCCCTTGTTAACGTTAATCCAGGATGTGGGACCAGACGATCAGTTACTTACACTTGCATGGCGTATCATTAATGATAGTCTTAGAACGGATGTATGTTTATTGTATCCACCTTATCAAATAGCTATTGGTGAGCTTTACAAGTACCTATTTCTCTCACTTGCCTTATCTACAATATAttacaagaaattttttaaaataatttttgtttttttttaggtTGCCTGCAAATAGCTTGCGTGATATTACAAAAGGATCTCAAATCGTGGTTCGCGGAATTAAATGCGGATATGgaaaaaattcaagaaatagCACGGTACATAATAAACTTGTACGAGCTGTGGAAGAGGTACGACGAAAAGAATGAGATTCAAGGTTTACTAGCGAAAATGCCAAAGCCGAAAGCGGCGCCGCAGCGTTGACATCAATCTCTCCCATCACCAAACGTTTGAGACTCGTGCTAAACActttaacgaaaaaaaaaacagttttttctctctctctctctctcctctcttgtGTATCGCTATTAAAGATAGAGCTGACAACGaatatcattttgcatttacatGATGCGTTTTATCCATACCATAGGATATGTCtacgaatattatttttattttgtacatttgaTGTTTGATGTAGCTCGCAGCTAGGAATCGCAAGTACCAGATGATTCAAATTGTTGCTGaatcgaattaaaattttcttcgtTAAGTGTACAATGAATTTTCTTAAGCGTGTAATGTATGtgtaagaaattttattgtgTTTGCATGTAAAAGTAAAACGCGAGGATGAGATTTGTAGTATTTATCGAACAAttcgtatacgtatatatatatttttttaaaaactattttcgTGTCAATTAGAGTCgtggaatttttaattagacgttttaatttattgaaacttGTATTGACTTTTAGAAACTGCATTGACAAAATCACTATTATTTTCATGTGtttataaatgcaaatttcttGTAAATGTCATAATAACAAGATTGTACACCGGAGATAGAATTGCGGGTGAAGGTGTTAATACATATGATCTTATTTAACAGacacatataaaatttttattcgtgAAAGCGGTTTTACTATactgatgaaaatttataagttTTAGGTATTATATATGGACCGCAGCCCGCGTCGTACATGCTCTCTTATCGCATCTTACATCTctggcgcacgcgagaaaaccgatattagctgctgccatctagtTCAAAAGAAcaaactgtacaaacgacgatgataatgataacgacgacgtttcttaagtgaaatttgccaatttcagactttgcatcgccatatctccgctcgtagggcacgtagaagaaaaataaaaacacttttattacataattcgaccccaagctatccattgagcctactctgaatttgatccgttcagcggttattgagatctaataatctgagtatctgcgaaagcgtcgcttcgcgtaacagtacacggtcggtctcgctgcgcatatacttggcgtgagacactaccgtgtctcttgataatacACAAAGTTATAATAGatcgaaaatttaaagaaataccATACGATTACATTTTGCGATGTTCTTTTGTAATGAAATGTAGTACggcatatattattatacatatttatacagaTTTTTATGGATCTTACAAAATTATCGACAGaagcgaaaaaaaaataaagtcctatattttatttgccatttttaattattttattgcttgaatattttacaatatggATCGAGTATGTTAAGAGGCTATGATATAATGGAAGATTATCactattattagaaaatcaaCTTTTTTACGACGTGGCATAATTTAAATCGTGTTATGAATTTATAGCATGTGATgcttatatttaatgtttttttgtcAATGTTCATACATCTTAGTCTTTtaattatgcatatatatatccgAATTTTGAGAGagataaatcattaaaatacttgtaatataaaagatgtgaacgtgtacaaaattatttttcaaactacTAATAGAGCATGTCATAGATATGCAGAAAGTTAGTCTAACAATtaatcttataaatataatatactgcTATACAAATTTTAGTGcaataattatgtacataGGTATCATAAGAAGTTAC
This genomic interval carries:
- the LOC105281684 gene encoding cyclin-C isoform X3, with product MAGNFWQSSHHQQWLLDKQDLVRERQHDLSILSEEEYQKIFIFFSNMIQVLGEQLKLRQQVIATATVYFKRFYARNSLKCIDPLLLAPTSVFLASKVEEFGVISNSRLITIMGTVVKNKFNYAYTQEFPYRTNHILECEFYLLEHLDCCLIVYQPYRPLLTLIQDVGPDDQLLTLAWRIINDSLRTDVCLLYPPYQIAIGCLQIACVILQKDLKSWFAELNADMEKIQEIARYIINLYELWKSFRYYIWTAARVVHALLSHLTSLAHARKPILAAAI
- the LOC105281684 gene encoding cyclin-C isoform X1, with amino-acid sequence MAGNFWQSSHQSLIFRSQQWLLDKQDLVRERQHDLSILSEEEYQKIFIFFSNMIQVLGEQLKLRQQVIATATVYFKRFYARNSLKCIDPLLLAPTSVFLASKVEEFGVISNSRLITIMGTVVKNKFNYAYTQEFPYRTNHILECEFYLLEHLDCCLIVYQPYRPLLTLIQDVGPDDQLLTLAWRIINDSLRTDVCLLYPPYQIAIGCLQIACVILQKDLKSWFAELNADMEKIQEIARYIINLYELWKSFRYYIWTAARVVHALLSHLTSLAHARKPILAAAI
- the LOC105281684 gene encoding cyclin-C isoform X2: MAGNFWQSSHQSLIFRSQQWLLDKQDLVRERQHDLSILSEEEYQKIFIFFSNMIQVLGEQLKLRQQVIATATVYFKRFYARNSLKCIDPLLLAPTSVFLASKVEEFGVISNSRLITIMGTVVKNKFNYAYTQEFPYRTNHILECEFYLLEHLDCCLIVYQPYRPLLTLIQDVGPDDQLLTLAWRIINDSLRTDVCLLYPPYQIAIGCLQIACVILQKDLKSWFAELNADMEKIQEIARYIINLYELWKRYYIWTAARVVHALLSHLTSLAHARKPILAAAI
- the LOC105281684 gene encoding cyclin-C isoform X4 translates to MAGNFWQSSHHQQWLLDKQDLVRERQHDLSILSEEEYQKIFIFFSNMIQVLGEQLKLRQQVIATATVYFKRFYARNSLKCIDPLLLAPTSVFLASKVEEFGVISNSRLITIMGTVVKNKFNYAYTQEFPYRTNHILECEFYLLEHLDCCLIVYQPYRPLLTLIQDVGPDDQLLTLAWRIINDSLRTDVCLLYPPYQIAIGCLQIACVILQKDLKSWFAELNADMEKIQEIARYIINLYELWKRYDEKNEIQGLLAKMPKPKAAPQR